CGTGCTGCAGCGCATGGTAGACGAGGAACTCGAGCAGCGAGCGGCCAACCGCGCCCGCATCGTGGTGAGCGCGCAGGAGATCGACGACGCGTTGACTCGCATCGCGGGACAGAACAACTTGAGCGTGGACAAGCTCGTGGCTGAAGCGAAGCGCGCGGGTCTGACGGAGTCGCAGTATCGCAACGAGATCAAGCGCCAGGTGCTCGAGGCCAAGCTGCTCAACCTGCGTGTGCAGGGTCGCGTTCGAGTCACCGAAGACGACGCGCGCAGTGCTTACCGTCGACTGGTGGCCGAAGAGCGACGCAAGCTCAGCTTTCGTGCCGCGTGGATTCGACTGGATCTGCCAGCCAAGGCGAACGCGGCGCAGGTCGCCGAGCGTCGACGCCTAGCCGATGAACTGGTCGAGCGCGTGGGCCGAGGCGAGCGCATCGCAGACTTGGCCAAGCTGCACTCTGACGACCCCTCGACTCGCGACAGCGGTGGGCTGCTCGCGCGCATGCGTCCCGGTAGGCTGCCGCGTGCCGTCGACGCTGCTCTGCAGAGCTTGGAGGTCGGACAAGCCGCACCGTCTCTGCGGGTGGGCAACGCCTTCTACGTGGTGCAGCTGGTGGAGCGCGAGGAGTCGGAGCTGCCGAGCTTCGAGGAATCCCGCGCGGAGCTAGCGGAACGCATCTATCTCGAGAAGATGAACAAGGCGCGCCGCATTTGGCTCGATTCCTTGCGGCGACAGACCCACGTCGAAGTGCGCATGTAGTCCCGACGCGGGCGCCGCGTCCCATGCGGTTCAGCGCCGGCGCTGGGTGGTGCCCCAAGGATACTGTTTGACCAGCGACCAGCCGTGCGCCTGGGTCTGCGCGTCCAGTTCACCGTAGGCCGCAGCGCTGAAGGCGTTGGCGAACTCTTCGACGCTGCCGAATCGATCTTCCGGCTTCTTGGCCAAGGCCACGGCGAGCACCAGCTCGATCTCCACGGCCACGTGCACGAAGCTACCGGGCTGCTGCGGCTGCGTGTAGAGCACGTCCAACAGCAAGGGACCGATGTCGTCCCCCACGAAGGGAGGCTGACCCGTCAGTGCGCGGTACGTGATCGCCGCCAACGCGTAGAGGTCTGCGCGGTGATCCACGGGCAGGCCTTGCGCTTGCTCGGGTGGCATGTACTGGGGCGTGCCCATCGCGACTTCCCGCGTGAGCGCGGCACCACCCTGGATCTTCGACAAGCCGAAGTCGAGCACCTTCCACTTCTGCGGGATGGAGTCGACCAGGAACAAGTTCGCGGGCTTGAGGTCCCGGTGCACCACTCCCGCGTCGCGCACGGCTGCGAGGGCCTCGGCGGCGTGGTTCACCATGGTGACGATCGCTTCGAGCGAAAGACGACCGTCCACCGCTTTGCGCAAGTAGTAGGCCAAGTCGTGCCCGTCGAGCAGCTCCATCGCGATGAAGGGTCCGCCGTAGGGCGTGAAGCCGAGCTCGTACACCGCAGCCACGTGTTCCGAGGGAACTGCGGCTGCCGCCTGGGCTTCCCGCATGAAGCGCTGCACGTACTCCGGGTTCTCCAACATGTTCGGGTGGAGCAGCTTGAGCGCCACTCTCTGTTGCGTAGGCAAGTGTAGAGCGGAATAGACCTCGCCCATTCCCCCGCGTCCCAGCAGCAGCTCGATCTCGTAGTCGCCGACGGTCTGTCCCGTCATTTGGCCTTCGCCGGTGCGCAGCGCCCAATCCAACTCGTTCTTGGCTTCGGCCAGCTGGGCGTCGCGTTGTTTCAACTCAGTGCGCATCTGCTGGGCGCCGGCGATGGCCTCGGTGGTCGCCCGGCGGCTGCTGCGCGCCAAGTAGAAGGTGAGGCCGAACACGACCTGCATCATCAGCACGCGGTACCAGCGGCTCATCTCCGGCAGTCGCTCGACGGAGAACAAACTGTGGTCCGGGACCAAGCGCAGCGCGATCCCCACGGTTCCGAGCAAGTAGCACCCAGCTATCGTGAGATAAACGCCATGCGCCGCCTTGGCGTAGCGGCTCATGCCGAAGAAGTAGATGCCAACCGTCAGCATCGCCGCGGCCGCAGAGAACAGGCCGAGGTAGTACACCACGAGCACGCCGAGGGCGGAGCCGATGACGCCGACGTTGACCGTCAACGTCGGCGTGTATCGACGCTCGTCTCGGATCACCAACAGCGTCCACGCCGAGAGCGCCATCAACGTCCCGCAGCACGCGGCCGTGAAGATGCGAATCCACGCCTCGCCCGGCAGGATGAGCAGGAACGCGAGCAGCACCGCGAGCAAGATGGCCAACGCGCGAAAGAAGACGCGCGCGCGCTGCACCTCTTCCGCATGCAGGATGTCCATGGGGGCGGGATGACGCAGGGAGAACGGCGGAGCCGCCGCTGTTTCCCCAGAAACGCCGTCACCGCCAGGCATGGTGCCCTTCGTAGCATCGCCGGCAGCCGACGAGAACGCCCCCAGCCCGGCGACGCCCCCCGCGCCTACTCACCGCAGACGGCCTGATAGATCCGATGGCGAGGCGTTCCGCTTTGGACCAGCCGGCGCGCCCACTCGATTTCTTCGTCGACGACGTTCAATAGTTCGGCGGGCCCCCGTGCACCCGCCAGCATGCGGCCGTTGATGAACAGGGTGGGCGTGCCCTTGACCCCGACGCGGGCGCCTTCCTTCGCGTCGTCGTTCAGCGCGCTGGCGTAAGCGTCGGTTTGAACTGCGCGCAGGGCTGCGTCGGCATCCAGCCCGAGCGCGGTCGCAATGCTGCGGAAGGTCGCGTCGCTCAACGCCCCCTGACGACCGAACAGATCGTCGTGCGCGCGCCAGAATCCGCGCGCCCCCTTCTGGGCGAAGGCCGCGAGCGCCAGAGTCGCCGCGGGTCTGGCCTGGGAGTGGTTGGCCAAGGGGTAGTTGCGCCAGACCAGGCGCACGTCTCCGCCACGCTTGGCCAGGACCTGGTCCAAGGCGGGATTGAGCCGCTTGCAGAAGGGACACTCGAAGTCCGAGAACTCCACGATCGTCACCAGCGGGTTCGTGGCGCCGCGAGCCGGCTGCTCGCCTACCGTGGGACACGTTCGCTCTGGAACCTCCACGCCAATCCCGATCATGTTCATGCGCGTCCGAGCCCGATAGACGTCCTTCGCGCTCATCCCGCGTGCCGCCAAGGCTCGCGCCGCACTGCGTTCCTTCTGCACGACGCTCTGCAAAGCGCGAAAATCGTGAAACCCCTCGATGCGCTCCCCGTTGACGAAGAACGTGGGAGTCTCCCGCACCGCAAACAGCCCGGCGTACTGCAGGTCCTCATCGACACGCGCAGCGACGCGCGCGTCCGTCAGCCATTCGGGCCGACGCCTGAGCCCCAGCTTTCGCAGGGCGTCCCCGAGCTCGCTGGCGTCAGCCGATCCCGACGCTGACCCACTCAACTCGCGGAGCAGGCGGAAGAACGACTCGTCTCCCTCCGCCGCACGCAGCCCTTCGGCCACGCGGGCCGCACTCATCGCGTGGGGATGCTGCGGAAGCGGGCGATGTCGAAAGTACACGCGCAGATCCGCCGGAAACGCCGTGCGCAGCTTGTCGAGCACGGGAATGCTGCGTCGCGTGTGTGGGCACGCGAGACCACCGAACACGACCAGGGTCACCGGTGCGGTCGCGGGCCCGACGTGGGGAACGTCGTCCGCGACGGGCAGCGGTGCTTCGCCATCGGCCTGCGCCGCGAGGGCCGGACCCTGTGCTGGCGGCGAAGGCGCAGGCCCAGGAACGCTGGCGGCGTCCGGAGTCGACTCCGCATCTGCCAAACCCGTGCCGCCATCGAGTTGCTCCGGAGTCGGGTCCAACGGTGGCTCGATGGTGGGCGGCGGGACTGGCGGAGGCTCCACCAGCGGCGGCGGTGCGACACTGGGTGCAGTGGTCGCGACAGTGGGCGGTGTCGCCGACGGCGAAGGCTTGGCCCGGGAAAAGGAATAAGCGAACACGCCGGCAAACCCCAAGAGCAACAATGCCAGGCCGCCCACGACGAACAGCCACGCCCAACTGCCCCCTTCACGACGTGTCGGCGGTGGAGGCACCTGCAGCAGCGGCACGTCCGGGCGCGCCGCCGGTCGTAGTGAGCCGTCGGCTCCAGACGCGTCGGCAGAGATCTGCGGCGCACCCGCGGCGGCTCCAGACGCGTCGGCAGAGATCTGCGGCGCACCCGCGGCGGACCCGAACGCGTTCGCAATCTGCGGCGCGTCCGCGTCGGCTCGCGCATCGTTGCGTCCTTCGTTCGATTGTGCCGCGGGCGCAGCGTGTGTTCCGAGCACGGCCGGACGCGCCAAGAGCTCGGACCGCGCTGCGATCAGGGCATCGCGCAAGTCCCAGGCATCCGGATGGCGACTCGTCGGACTCTCGTGCGTCGCACGCGAGAGCACCGCTGCCCCACTCGGAAGCCCCAGGGTCGTGCTTGCGATCTTGCCCAAGGCGAACACATCCGCGGCCACCGTGGGTTCTCCGCCACCGTGCAGCTCGGGGGCGACGAACTCCGTCGCACTCCCCCTTGCGCCCGCCGCCTCCATCAGTTCCGCAATCCCCGCACCGAGGATTCGCACACCGTTCGGAGTCACGAAGCACAGTCGCGGATCGAGCGCACCGTGACAGTACCCGCGGTCGTGCAGTTCTCCGATCGCGTCAGCCAGCTCGCGAGCTACGTCGAAGCCGTCAGCTGGCGGATGTTCCGCCAGGCTCGGCGCTGCGGCCATGGCCGGATAGGTGATCACCGTCACCTCACCATCCCGCCGCACACTTTCGGGCGTGACGACCTTGGAAAGACCGAACAGCTGCCGACGCAAGGGCGTCATCACGGCGTCCACTTCGCCCGGCGGCTTCAATCCGGTCAGTCGAACCTCGATCTGTCCCGAGGGCGCGCGCCGCCATTGCAGAGAGAAGCCGTCATCCGCCATGGCTCGTCCAGATCAGGCCGGCCTGCACGACGGGCTCGTCGAACCCCGACAGGGGAGAGAACTCGATCCAGCTGCGCCGGGGGTCAGCATCGAAAGAAACCCTAGCCCCCTTGCGCGTGACTGGCGACCGACGACGGGCCGCGCCGCAGGGAATATGACAGAATGGCAGGGTACAGGCTGGGGCAGACACGATGGCGCAGCGGCCAAAATGCTCCCCCGCTCGATTGGCCTTGTTCACAACGATTGCCGGGTGGCACGCGATATGCTCATTAACCGACCCATGCAAGCTCTCCGCGTCTGGCTAGCCCTGTGCATCGGGCTGGTGGTGTCCACCTTGGGTGCCACGGCCTGGGCGCAAACCATCACCCTTCCGTCGGTCTTCGATCGTACTCTCACGGACCGCCTGGGCGACGGCGAGAGCCGCGCCTGGATCAACTACGACGACTGCATCAAGAACGACATCTTTTCGTGGACCGTCACCTTGAGCGGTTTCAGTGGGACCATCCTGGAGGTCTGGGTGGGGCAGGGCGCGGACTGCACGGACAGCAAGGTGCGCAGCGATGGCCAGTGCTGGAAGGTGTACTCCGACTCCAGCCCTGGAGGCGGCGTCACTGAGACGGTGAAGGTCGCGGTGCGGGACGTGGTATCCCAAACTGGTCCCGCAACCGGAACCGCCGCTGACTGCGAGCGCACCGACTATCCCACTGCGGGACAGAAGGTCACGCTCTACTTCATGCTCATCGACGGCGACACGGTGAAGACCCACGTCACCTTCGACGACGTCAAGATCGATCTGGTCGGCCCCCCGGCGCCGAGTGGTGTTTCCGCCGGCATCGGCGAGAACCGGCTGGTGATCAACTGGAAGGCTCCGAATGCCGAAGATCTGTCCGGCTACCGACTGTACTGTGATCCGCCGCCCGGCAGCGCGGCCAGCAGCCCCGCGAGTCACCCCATGGCCGTCGGCGATGCTGCCCTGGACGGCGCCGCGGGCGCCGACGCGGCGACGGATTCGGGAAGCGATGCCGCGAGCGACGCGACCGCCAGTGGCGGCGCCGGAGGCACAGCCGGATCCGCGGGTGCAAGCGGTAGTGCCGGCACCACCGCAAGCGGTGGTAGTGCTGGAAGCGGCAACCCCGCGTGTCCCTCGGCCTTAGTCTCGGGTTCGCGCCCCGACAGCAAGTACCAGTGCGGAACCATCGAGAGCGCCATCGCCGACTCGGCAGAAGCGCGCAGCCTCGTGAACGGCACCACCTACGCCGTCGCAGTGGCTGCCGTCGATCGAGCTGGCAATTCCGGCCCGCTATCCAAAGTCGCCTGCGGCACGCCGCAGGAAGTGAACGACTTCTTCGAGCTCTACCGACGCGCGGGCGGCGAGGGCGGCGGCGGCTTCTGCAGTCTGACGGGCAGCAAGAGCCATAGTCTGCTCTGGCTCTTGGCAGCGGTCGGCGTCGGATTCGTCCTGCGACGGAGGCGTGGCGCTTGAAGCGATTCCCCCAATGGTTCGCCGCGGCCTTGTTGGTTTGCGGCGCGGCGAAAGCTCAGGGCACTGACGAATTCGGTGCCTACGGCGGCATGGAGCGAAGGTACGGCTACGAGTCTCCCCAGAACGCAGCCTTCGAGGTCCGCTTCGGTCGCTACCAGCCGCGCATCGACGAAGAGTTCTCCGGCGCGACGCCCTTCGAGACCACCTTCGGCAACGACACGCGCTTCATCATCGGATTCGAAGTGGACTGGCAGGCCCTGCGCCTCGGCGACTTCGCGAGCTTCGGTCCCGGCTTGGGCTGGGGCTACACCAGCTTCTCCGC
The nucleotide sequence above comes from Polyangiaceae bacterium. Encoded proteins:
- a CDS encoding SurA N-terminal domain-containing protein: MHKAGAWSLFAALTLSAATGHATIVERVAAVVGERAILLSDVRDRARPLLVRIYSEVPTGAQRAAAISQTFKTVLQRMVDEELEQRAANRARIVVSAQEIDDALTRIAGQNNLSVDKLVAEAKRAGLTESQYRNEIKRQVLEAKLLNLRVQGRVRVTEDDARSAYRRLVAEERRKLSFRAAWIRLDLPAKANAAQVAERRRLADELVERVGRGERIADLAKLHSDDPSTRDSGGLLARMRPGRLPRAVDAALQSLEVGQAAPSLRVGNAFYVVQLVEREESELPSFEESRAELAERIYLEKMNKARRIWLDSLRRQTHVEVRM
- a CDS encoding serine/threonine-protein kinase, producing MPGGDGVSGETAAAPPFSLRHPAPMDILHAEEVQRARVFFRALAILLAVLLAFLLILPGEAWIRIFTAACCGTLMALSAWTLLVIRDERRYTPTLTVNVGVIGSALGVLVVYYLGLFSAAAAMLTVGIYFFGMSRYAKAAHGVYLTIAGCYLLGTVGIALRLVPDHSLFSVERLPEMSRWYRVLMMQVVFGLTFYLARSSRRATTEAIAGAQQMRTELKQRDAQLAEAKNELDWALRTGEGQMTGQTVGDYEIELLLGRGGMGEVYSALHLPTQQRVALKLLHPNMLENPEYVQRFMREAQAAAAVPSEHVAAVYELGFTPYGGPFIAMELLDGHDLAYYLRKAVDGRLSLEAIVTMVNHAAEALAAVRDAGVVHRDLKPANLFLVDSIPQKWKVLDFGLSKIQGGAALTREVAMGTPQYMPPEQAQGLPVDHRADLYALAAITYRALTGQPPFVGDDIGPLLLDVLYTQPQQPGSFVHVAVEIELVLAVALAKKPEDRFGSVEEFANAFSAAAYGELDAQTQAHGWSLVKQYPWGTTQRRR
- a CDS encoding thioredoxin domain-containing protein, whose amino-acid sequence is MADDGFSLQWRRAPSGQIEVRLTGLKPPGEVDAVMTPLRRQLFGLSKVVTPESVRRDGEVTVITYPAMAAAPSLAEHPPADGFDVARELADAIGELHDRGYCHGALDPRLCFVTPNGVRILGAGIAELMEAAGARGSATEFVAPELHGGGEPTVAADVFALGKIASTTLGLPSGAAVLSRATHESPTSRHPDAWDLRDALIAARSELLARPAVLGTHAAPAAQSNEGRNDARADADAPQIANAFGSAAGAPQISADASGAAAGAPQISADASGADGSLRPAARPDVPLLQVPPPPTRREGGSWAWLFVVGGLALLLLGFAGVFAYSFSRAKPSPSATPPTVATTAPSVAPPPLVEPPPVPPPTIEPPLDPTPEQLDGGTGLADAESTPDAASVPGPAPSPPAQGPALAAQADGEAPLPVADDVPHVGPATAPVTLVVFGGLACPHTRRSIPVLDKLRTAFPADLRVYFRHRPLPQHPHAMSAARVAEGLRAAEGDESFFRLLRELSGSASGSADASELGDALRKLGLRRRPEWLTDARVAARVDEDLQYAGLFAVRETPTFFVNGERIEGFHDFRALQSVVQKERSAARALAARGMSAKDVYRARTRMNMIGIGVEVPERTCPTVGEQPARGATNPLVTIVEFSDFECPFCKRLNPALDQVLAKRGGDVRLVWRNYPLANHSQARPAATLALAAFAQKGARGFWRAHDDLFGRQGALSDATFRSIATALGLDADAALRAVQTDAYASALNDDAKEGARVGVKGTPTLFINGRMLAGARGPAELLNVVDEEIEWARRLVQSGTPRHRIYQAVCGE